In Thermospira aquatica, the following proteins share a genomic window:
- a CDS encoding ATP-grasp domain-containing protein, whose protein sequence is MSDLIVVQEFLPTSFDWRVGVLNGEALYVCKYYMARKHWQIVNYSTEGQDKYGRFETLPVELAPRKLISMALKAARLVGKGLYGLDIKQVGEQFYLIEINDKPNIDAGIEDKILRDRLYRRIMRHFALEVSRKKNFLSSQG, encoded by the coding sequence ATGAGTGATCTCATTGTTGTGCAGGAGTTTTTGCCAACAAGCTTTGACTGGCGGGTTGGTGTATTGAATGGCGAAGCCCTCTACGTTTGCAAATACTATATGGCGAGAAAGCACTGGCAGATTGTCAATTATTCCACAGAGGGGCAGGATAAGTACGGGAGATTTGAGACGTTACCAGTTGAACTTGCTCCACGCAAGCTTATCTCTATGGCACTCAAGGCAGCACGGCTGGTGGGTAAGGGTCTTTATGGGCTGGATATAAAACAGGTAGGAGAACAGTTTTATCTCATAGAGATCAATGATAAACCCAATATTGATGCAGGTATAGAGGATAAGATACTCAGGGATCGATTGTATCGGCGTATTATGCGGCATTTTGCTCTAGAGGTGAGTCGCAAGAAAAACTTCCTTTCCTCACAGGGATAG
- a CDS encoding RimK family protein: protein MICVVVNNTKDWFFHSPHIKVVSARDYLTKEEYIQDKNIKVFNLCRSYRYQSIGYYVSLLAAARQHRVMPTVATIQEMKTQSVVKVLTADLEDLIRSVLNKTPPSVSQEMKLSGKTVPTFTMRIYFGHTIRKEYERLGQAVFGIFQAPLIKAVFIKPNGHWEVQSIVPISANEIPDDEKMWVVEFADMYFESKSFYHKKRHSAPYDMAILVNPDEKGDAPSNAKALKKFEKTGEEMGFNVEFITKEDYNKLAEFDALFIRETTRVNHHTFRFAQRAEAEGLVVIDDPLSIIRCSNKVYLAELMKRARIPTPKTWILHEDNMERILREVSFPCVMKQPDSSFSRGVVKVEDEAAFLSGSSVSL from the coding sequence ATGATCTGTGTTGTGGTGAATAATACGAAGGATTGGTTTTTTCATTCACCACATATCAAGGTGGTTTCTGCTCGTGACTATTTAACAAAAGAGGAGTATATTCAGGATAAAAACATCAAGGTTTTTAATCTCTGTCGTTCGTATCGTTACCAGTCTATTGGGTATTATGTATCTCTTCTGGCCGCGGCCAGGCAGCATCGTGTTATGCCCACGGTAGCAACCATTCAGGAGATGAAAACCCAGAGTGTGGTTAAGGTCTTAACAGCGGATCTTGAGGATTTGATAAGAAGTGTTCTCAATAAAACCCCTCCTTCGGTTTCTCAGGAGATGAAACTCAGTGGAAAAACGGTACCGACCTTTACCATGCGGATTTATTTTGGTCATACGATTCGCAAAGAATATGAGCGGTTGGGACAGGCTGTTTTTGGTATTTTTCAGGCGCCTCTGATTAAGGCGGTTTTTATAAAACCGAATGGGCACTGGGAGGTTCAAAGCATCGTCCCTATCTCGGCAAATGAGATCCCTGACGACGAAAAGATGTGGGTTGTCGAGTTTGCTGACATGTATTTTGAGAGTAAAAGTTTTTATCATAAAAAAAGGCACTCGGCTCCTTATGATATGGCGATACTGGTGAATCCTGATGAAAAGGGGGATGCTCCATCCAATGCAAAAGCATTAAAAAAGTTTGAAAAAACAGGGGAGGAAATGGGGTTTAATGTTGAGTTTATTACGAAAGAGGATTATAACAAGCTTGCGGAGTTTGATGCTCTTTTTATCCGGGAAACGACACGTGTCAATCATCATACCTTTCGTTTTGCTCAGAGGGCGGAGGCAGAAGGATTAGTCGTGATCGATGATCCGCTTTCCATCATTCGTTGTAGCAACAAGGTGTATCTTGCAGAGTTGATGAAGCGTGCCAGGATTCCAACACCAAAGACCTGGATTCTTCATGAGGACAACATGGAAAGAATCTTGCGGGAGGTTTCTTTTCCTTGCGTGATGAAACAGCCAGATAGCTCGTTTTCTCGAGGAGTAGTCAAGGTGGAGGACGAAGCAGCGTTTCTCTCTGGAAGCAGCGTTTCTCTCTGA
- a CDS encoding LiaF domain-containing protein — protein MRWFSLEAFMVFWGVLFILFGLSLILKSFFNIDLPLFRIGLAIFLIYLGLGLIFQSPWRWGKGEGYVVREGSERSWVFASAEIGLDEGASTFNAIFSSVEADFSSLQPEEKRVIQCNAVFGSIEVTLPRDVPVRVEGHAVFGSVEFPDKRSVSFGSLSSDQDSGVIIIANAVFGSVEFKVK, from the coding sequence ATGCGTTGGTTTAGTCTTGAAGCGTTTATGGTGTTCTGGGGAGTGTTGTTCATTCTCTTTGGTCTCTCTCTGATTCTCAAGTCTTTTTTCAACATTGATCTTCCTCTTTTCAGGATAGGGTTGGCTATTTTTCTGATTTATTTGGGGTTAGGGCTTATTTTTCAGTCTCCATGGAGGTGGGGAAAGGGAGAAGGGTATGTAGTGAGAGAGGGATCTGAGCGATCCTGGGTTTTTGCCTCGGCGGAGATAGGACTTGACGAGGGTGCCTCGACTTTTAATGCCATTTTTAGCTCTGTTGAAGCGGATTTTTCTTCACTTCAACCAGAGGAAAAGCGTGTTATTCAATGTAACGCAGTGTTTGGATCGATTGAGGTGACATTGCCTCGGGATGTTCCTGTTCGGGTAGAGGGGCATGCTGTCTTTGGAAGCGTGGAATTTCCTGACAAACGAAGTGTGAGTTTTGGATCTCTTTCAAGTGATCAGGACTCTGGTGTTATAATTATAGCCAATGCGGTGTTTGGTTCGGTGGAGTTTAAGGTAAAATAA
- the nadB gene encoding L-aspartate oxidase, with protein MWDALVIGTGIAGSTTAYLLAKQGFSVLALTKTNDPLESNTYYAQGGIVYKGPGDSPELLMQDILQAGAGIVNPEAARIVATEAQVAVNEVLIEAFGIDFSRNDTGGFDLTEEGAHSVRRILHALDSTGKTIQEAAISALKKIGIEIRSSYHVIDIITLDHHTRYPQRMYLPPTVLGVYAYNQSTGKVEKLLAKNVILATGGMGQLYLHTTNPRGATGDGYAMAYRAGARLINMEYTQFHPTTLFHPKADNFLISEAVRGEGAVLINKYGEAFMGRYHPQKDLAPRDIVTRAILSEMYATQEPCVYLDIARLGKEKIQSRFPTIYRKCLDYRIDITVDPVPVVPAYHFSCGGVYTDMEGRTTIQRLYAVGEVACTGLHGANRLASTSLLEGVVFGRRIALFLGRTRESWYEQPYQDIPEWKETGTEELDPALIYQDWALLKNMMWNYVGAVRTKKRLKRALVDLKNLREDVEDFYRDARISPEIIELRNAVQTGLIVAQHAWTNRESRGAHYRLDSEEER; from the coding sequence ATGTGGGATGCATTGGTTATTGGAACAGGGATTGCAGGTTCAACGACAGCATATCTTCTGGCAAAACAGGGGTTTTCTGTTCTTGCCCTTACGAAGACGAATGATCCCCTTGAGTCCAATACCTATTATGCTCAAGGGGGTATTGTGTACAAGGGCCCAGGAGATTCTCCTGAACTCTTGATGCAGGATATTTTGCAAGCCGGGGCTGGGATTGTCAATCCTGAGGCAGCTCGCATAGTTGCGACAGAAGCACAGGTTGCCGTGAATGAAGTTCTTATTGAGGCTTTTGGTATAGATTTTTCCCGTAATGATACAGGAGGGTTTGATCTTACCGAGGAGGGGGCTCATTCGGTCAGGCGGATTCTTCATGCCCTGGATAGCACGGGAAAGACTATTCAAGAAGCGGCGATTTCTGCGCTCAAAAAGATAGGGATAGAAATTCGATCTAGCTATCATGTGATTGATATTATTACCCTTGATCACCATACTCGTTATCCCCAGAGAATGTACCTCCCCCCGACAGTACTGGGTGTCTACGCCTACAATCAAAGTACGGGTAAGGTAGAGAAGCTGTTGGCGAAGAATGTTATTCTTGCTACAGGAGGCATGGGACAACTCTATCTTCATACGACCAATCCTCGCGGTGCGACGGGTGACGGCTATGCGATGGCCTATAGGGCAGGGGCGAGGCTGATCAATATGGAATATACCCAGTTTCATCCCACGACGCTTTTTCATCCCAAGGCGGATAATTTTCTGATTTCGGAGGCGGTGCGAGGAGAGGGGGCTGTACTTATCAATAAATATGGAGAAGCCTTCATGGGGCGGTATCATCCTCAAAAAGATCTGGCACCGAGGGATATTGTGACAAGAGCAATTCTTTCGGAGATGTATGCAACTCAAGAACCTTGTGTGTATCTTGATATTGCTCGTCTCGGCAAGGAAAAGATACAGTCTCGTTTTCCGACAATTTATCGGAAGTGTTTGGATTATAGGATTGACATTACGGTTGATCCTGTTCCAGTGGTGCCAGCGTATCACTTTTCCTGTGGGGGTGTGTATACGGACATGGAAGGGCGGACAACGATTCAGCGACTTTATGCAGTGGGGGAGGTGGCCTGTACAGGGCTCCATGGTGCGAATCGCCTTGCAAGTACGTCACTTCTTGAAGGAGTGGTGTTTGGGAGGAGGATAGCTCTTTTTCTTGGTCGAACGAGAGAGAGCTGGTATGAACAGCCGTATCAGGATATCCCGGAGTGGAAAGAGACAGGAACAGAAGAGCTTGATCCTGCCTTGATTTATCAAGACTGGGCTCTCTTGAAGAATATGATGTGGAATTATGTGGGTGCGGTTCGGACGAAGAAACGGCTAAAAAGGGCTCTTGTGGATCTCAAAAATCTTCGGGAGGATGTTGAGGACTTTTATCGGGATGCGAGGATTTCGCCGGAGATTATTGAGCTGAGAAACGCGGTACAAACAGGACTTATTGTAGCCCAACATGCCTGGACGAATAGGGAAAGTAGAGGAGCTCATTATCGACTGGATAGCGAAGAAGAGCGATAA
- the map gene encoding type I methionyl aminopeptidase, with the protein MILLKNSVEIEYIRKSNQIIASIFRMLHPYIRPGVKTKEIDEIIEDAILSRGARPSFKGYTPGGGFRPYPAASCISVNEVVIHGIPGEYTLRDGDIVSIDIGTDFHGYYGDASYTYLVGNVSEKNRTLVEDTRKALDLAIEVCREGVYLNEIGRVISSYLLPRGYGILRDYCGHGVGKALHEDPPVLNYYDPKRKGPKLKKGMVIAIEPMVTLGTHEVTVLKDGWTVVTKDGSWAAHWEHSVAITDGEPIVLSAWE; encoded by the coding sequence ATGATTCTCCTTAAAAATAGTGTGGAGATTGAGTACATTCGGAAAAGTAACCAAATCATTGCTTCAATTTTCCGGATGCTTCATCCGTATATTCGCCCTGGAGTAAAAACAAAGGAGATAGACGAGATCATTGAGGATGCTATTCTCTCTCGTGGTGCTCGTCCCTCTTTCAAGGGGTATACGCCGGGTGGAGGGTTTCGACCGTATCCAGCGGCGAGCTGTATCTCGGTAAATGAGGTGGTCATTCATGGTATTCCCGGAGAGTATACTTTGCGAGATGGGGATATTGTTAGTATTGATATAGGAACAGATTTCCACGGCTATTATGGAGATGCATCCTATACGTATCTCGTGGGCAATGTATCCGAAAAAAATCGCACTCTTGTAGAAGATACGAGGAAAGCTCTTGATCTTGCGATTGAAGTCTGTCGTGAAGGGGTCTACCTCAATGAGATAGGAAGAGTCATCTCTTCTTATCTTTTACCGAGAGGGTATGGTATTCTGCGTGATTACTGTGGTCATGGGGTAGGGAAAGCTCTCCATGAGGATCCTCCCGTGCTTAATTACTACGATCCCAAACGCAAGGGACCAAAGCTCAAAAAGGGGATGGTGATAGCGATTGAGCCGATGGTTACCCTGGGAACCCATGAAGTTACTGTTCTTAAAGATGGTTGGACAGTCGTAACGAAAGATGGAAGTTGGGCGGCCCACTGGGAGCATTCAGTGGCGATTACAGATGGAGAACCGATAGTTCTTTCTGCCTGGGAGTAA
- a CDS encoding NAD-dependent protein deacylase, with amino-acid sequence MRQEIDTLMEYIQKCKSMVVITGAGISTKAGIPDFRSQNGIYRQGGVNETLFHIEAFREDPATFYKTFAPLYTSILNAQPTYTHHFLKRLEELGRLKTIITQNIDGLHHKAGSKNVIEIHGHLRQWDCLECRASYDTSEEIEKHVQKGEIPRCVACGGVLKPHVVFFGEYVMGLEKAMQAVQTADLLVVLGSSLVVYPVAGLPGYREEESHFVIINREPTPLDEEAEIVIHEDMDEVLKHLGFL; translated from the coding sequence ATGAGACAAGAAATTGATACGCTTATGGAGTATATTCAAAAGTGTAAATCAATGGTAGTCATCACGGGGGCAGGGATTTCCACCAAGGCAGGAATTCCGGATTTCCGCTCTCAGAATGGCATCTATCGTCAGGGCGGGGTAAATGAAACACTTTTTCATATAGAGGCTTTTCGTGAGGATCCGGCCACGTTTTATAAAACTTTTGCGCCGTTGTATACCAGTATTCTGAATGCTCAACCTACCTACACCCATCATTTTTTGAAGCGTTTAGAGGAGCTTGGGCGATTAAAAACAATTATTACCCAGAATATAGATGGGCTTCATCATAAAGCTGGATCGAAAAACGTGATAGAAATCCATGGTCATCTCCGGCAATGGGATTGTCTTGAGTGTCGGGCAAGTTATGATACCAGCGAAGAGATCGAAAAACATGTCCAGAAAGGCGAAATTCCTCGTTGTGTTGCCTGTGGTGGTGTTCTTAAACCTCATGTAGTGTTTTTTGGGGAGTATGTCATGGGGCTAGAAAAAGCCATGCAGGCAGTCCAAACTGCCGATCTCCTGGTGGTGTTGGGGAGTTCTCTTGTTGTTTATCCTGTAGCCGGTCTTCCCGGGTACCGAGAAGAGGAATCTCACTTTGTAATTATTAATCGTGAACCAACACCTCTTGATGAGGAGGCAGAGATTGTCATTCATGAAGATATGGACGAGGTTTTAAAACACCTGGGTTTTCTCTAA
- a CDS encoding FAD-dependent oxidoreductase: MPDQKTVQVAVVGGGIAGIEAAKKLGSLKTSPVVLVEKGEDSLGGYVLHQGMMYLRFLMGQYQHTQGKPLYQEVRSQWKEFQHSLRKKFRTTLEQNDVSLVYGEALFREPFVFGVGDSIYRCENVILATGSRWEKPVQLVGDPDAWGTWETLPQSVVILGGEKESCEVAYHLALFGCQVILVERNAIFLSEEGEKSRMEVRGLLSTVGVHIYEGMELREALKTSYGWRIELEDSLGNSRLLESEALLVFWGREGVSPLELERDDQTGGIKVSKTYQTSINGVFAVGDMIHPGSEAHVAKREGCVAAENLFLQKMPPLVPTVQLHKDIIRYDVVPGVSYFDYPLASVGMRIEEARQRFQPFELQVISRSWPLFGPENREAWVSLLLHKVRQHILGVVAYGPSAESLVHLFSLAMMKGVRFHEIGEVMYTVGSLEDLVGEIALEI, translated from the coding sequence ATGCCAGATCAAAAAACCGTCCAGGTGGCAGTTGTTGGCGGGGGAATAGCGGGTATTGAAGCGGCAAAAAAACTTGGGAGTTTAAAAACAAGTCCTGTGGTTCTTGTGGAGAAAGGTGAAGATTCTCTTGGTGGGTATGTCTTGCACCAGGGAATGATGTACTTAAGGTTTTTAATGGGGCAGTATCAACACACGCAAGGGAAACCTCTTTATCAAGAGGTGAGAAGTCAATGGAAGGAATTTCAGCATTCTTTACGCAAGAAATTTCGTACCACTCTTGAACAAAATGATGTTTCTTTGGTCTACGGAGAGGCTCTTTTTCGGGAGCCTTTTGTGTTTGGGGTAGGAGATTCTATCTACCGTTGTGAAAATGTGATTTTAGCGACCGGCAGCCGATGGGAAAAACCTGTCCAGCTCGTTGGTGACCCCGATGCATGGGGAACATGGGAAACTCTCCCCCAATCCGTGGTGATTCTTGGGGGGGAAAAGGAGAGTTGTGAGGTTGCGTATCATCTGGCGCTTTTTGGATGTCAGGTGATACTGGTGGAGAGAAATGCCATCTTCCTTTCAGAGGAAGGAGAAAAATCTCGTATGGAGGTGAGAGGGCTTCTGTCCACAGTTGGAGTACACATCTATGAGGGGATGGAACTCAGGGAAGCTCTCAAAACTTCTTATGGCTGGCGAATAGAGCTAGAAGATAGTCTTGGAAATTCGCGTCTTCTTGAGAGTGAGGCTCTCCTTGTTTTCTGGGGAAGAGAGGGTGTGTCTCCACTTGAACTTGAGAGAGATGACCAAACAGGGGGAATAAAGGTCAGTAAAACGTATCAGACAAGCATAAATGGGGTGTTTGCGGTAGGTGATATGATTCATCCAGGAAGTGAGGCTCATGTTGCCAAACGAGAGGGATGTGTAGCCGCTGAAAATCTCTTTCTTCAGAAGATGCCCCCTCTGGTGCCCACAGTCCAGCTGCATAAAGATATTATTCGCTATGATGTAGTTCCCGGGGTATCGTATTTTGACTATCCTCTGGCTTCAGTGGGGATGAGAATAGAAGAAGCGAGACAACGATTTCAGCCCTTTGAGCTTCAGGTGATTTCAAGAAGCTGGCCTCTTTTTGGTCCTGAGAATCGAGAGGCATGGGTTTCTCTCTTACTCCACAAGGTACGTCAGCATATTCTCGGAGTAGTGGCGTACGGACCATCTGCAGAATCGCTTGTGCATCTTTTTTCTCTTGCGATGATGAAGGGAGTGCGTTTTCATGAGATAGGTGAAGTCATGTATACGGTTGGTTCTCTGGAGGATCTCGTCGGAGAGATAGCCCTGGAAATATGA
- the rho gene encoding transcription termination factor Rho, whose translation MVAEYLEIENYAEMHTQELIYQILRKHADKNGIIYGGGTLQIIEKERDNTFGFLRSPRYSYYASSDDIYVSGHQLHNFRLRSGDTIEGHIRPPKKPEEEKFFALMRIEKVNDLSPEEAKRRPLFDNLTPLFPKERLKLETTPHEIAMRMMDLFTPIGKGQRGLIVSPPKAGKTTLLQKIANSIVQNHPEVTLIIFLVDERPEEVTEMQRSVKAEVISSTFDEPPQKHIQVANMVLERAKRLVESGHDVVILLDSITRLARAYNQVEPASGKILSGGIDANTLYKPKKFFGAARNIEEGGSLTILATALIDTGSKMDEVIYEEFKGTGNMEIHLDRNLANLRIFPAIDLKLSGTRREELLLDPITLERVHMLRRAFGSMSNEDVIDKLTAALRKAATNEEFIRNLQVYANLNGKS comes from the coding sequence ATGGTAGCGGAGTACCTGGAGATAGAAAATTATGCTGAAATGCATACTCAGGAACTTATCTATCAGATTCTTCGAAAGCACGCAGATAAAAATGGTATTATTTATGGAGGGGGCACTCTTCAGATTATTGAGAAGGAAAGGGATAATACCTTTGGTTTTTTGCGTTCCCCACGCTATTCCTATTATGCAAGTTCGGATGATATCTATGTATCCGGGCATCAGCTTCACAATTTTCGCTTAAGAAGTGGTGATACCATCGAGGGGCATATCCGACCACCGAAAAAGCCTGAGGAAGAAAAGTTTTTTGCCCTCATGCGTATTGAAAAGGTGAACGATCTTTCCCCTGAAGAGGCGAAACGTAGACCACTCTTTGATAATCTTACCCCTCTTTTCCCCAAGGAACGTTTAAAACTTGAGACTACCCCTCATGAAATAGCCATGCGGATGATGGATCTTTTTACTCCTATTGGAAAGGGACAGCGTGGTTTGATTGTCTCTCCTCCAAAAGCTGGTAAGACAACGCTTCTTCAAAAGATAGCTAACAGTATTGTCCAGAACCATCCCGAGGTAACGCTGATCATCTTTCTGGTTGATGAACGACCGGAAGAGGTGACGGAAATGCAGCGTTCTGTGAAAGCAGAGGTTATCAGTTCGACTTTTGATGAGCCTCCTCAGAAACATATTCAGGTAGCTAATATGGTTCTGGAGCGTGCAAAACGTCTGGTAGAATCCGGACACGATGTGGTGATTCTCCTGGATTCGATTACCCGTTTGGCAAGGGCATACAATCAGGTGGAGCCGGCAAGTGGTAAGATTCTCTCCGGCGGTATAGATGCCAATACCCTGTACAAGCCAAAGAAATTTTTTGGTGCTGCTCGAAACATTGAAGAAGGTGGAAGTCTTACTATTCTTGCCACTGCTTTGATTGATACGGGGAGTAAGATGGATGAGGTTATCTATGAGGAATTCAAAGGAACCGGAAATATGGAGATCCATCTGGATAGAAATCTTGCCAATCTCCGTATCTTCCCCGCGATAGATCTGAAACTCTCGGGAACGAGAAGGGAAGAATTGCTTCTTGATCCGATAACACTAGAGCGGGTTCATATGCTTCGTCGTGCCTTTGGAAGCATGTCAAATGAAGATGTTATCGATAAACTTACCGCAGCTCTCCGGAAAGCCGCAACCAACGAAGAGTTTATCCGGAATTTGCAGGTTTATGCCAATCTGAATGGGAAGAGTTAG